One stretch of candidate division WOR-3 bacterium DNA includes these proteins:
- the tuf gene encoding elongation factor Tu (EF-Tu; promotes GTP-dependent binding of aminoacyl-tRNA to the A-site of ribosomes during protein biosynthesis; when the tRNA anticodon matches the mRNA codon, GTP hydrolysis results; the inactive EF-Tu-GDP leaves the ribosome and release of GDP is promoted by elongation factor Ts; many prokaryotes have two copies of the gene encoding EF-Tu) gives PEGVEMVMPGDNANLEVELISPVAIEQGLRFAIREGGKTVGAGVVTQIIE, from the coding sequence TGCCTGAGGGTGTGGAGATGGTGATGCCTGGTGACAATGCGAATTTAGAGGTGGAGTTGATTTCGCCGGTGGCGATTGAGCAGGGTTTGCGTTTTGCGATTCGTGAGGGTGGTAAGACGGTCGGTGCCGGGGTGGTAACCCAAATAATTGAATAA